In one Elephas maximus indicus isolate mEleMax1 chromosome 9, mEleMax1 primary haplotype, whole genome shotgun sequence genomic region, the following are encoded:
- the CARD9 gene encoding caspase recruitment domain-containing protein 9 isoform X3, whose protein sequence is MSDYENEDECWSALEGFRVKLISVIDPSRITPYLRQCKVLNPDDEEQVLSDPSLVIRKRKVGVLLDILQRTGHRGYVAFLESLELYYPQLYKKVTGKEPARVFSMIIDASGESGLTQLLMSEVLKLQKKVQELTALLTSKDDFAEELRVKDSLLRKHQERVQRLKEECEALGRELKRCKEENHDLALRLARQSEEKGAALMRNRDLQLEVDRLKHSLMKAEDDCTVERKHTLKLRHAMEQRPSQELLWELQQEKALLQARVQGLEASAQDRRRDRSGTYIQVLEEDWRQALRDHQEQASIIFSLRKDLRQAEAQRARCVEEKEMFELQCLALRKDSKMYKDRIEAVLQQMEEVAIERDQAVVTREELHTQQARCLQEKDRLRKRIRELGEKADELQLQLFQREGQLLAAEGRLKRQQLETLVLLSLPQGLEEDAQLSDKGGPAEGQSLEQPLVALQKEQLSLTPNGTGLSGGEPPEKERRRLKESFENYRRKRALRKMQNGLRQGEVDWENTTGSDNTDTEGS, encoded by the exons ATGTCGGACTATGAGAACGAGGATGAGTGCTGGAGCGCCCTGGAGGGTTTTCGGGTGAAGCTCATCTCAGTCATCGACCCCTCCCGCATCACGCCGTACCTGCGCCAGTGCAAAGTCCTCAACCCTGACGACGAGGAGCAGGTGCTCAGCGACCCCAGCCTGGTCATCCGCAAGCGCAAAGTGG GCGTCCTCCTGGACATCCTGCAGCGGACGGGCCACAGGGGCTACGTGGCCTTCCTGGAGAGCCTGGAGCTCTACTACCCACAGCTGTACAAGAAGGTCACTGGCAAGGAGCCGGCCCGCGTCTTCTCCATGATCATAG ACGCCTCGGGGGAGTCGGGCCTGACGCAGCTGCTGATGAGCGAGGTGCTAAAGCTGCAGAAGAAGGTGCAGGAGCTGACGGCGCTGCTGACCTCCAAGGACGACTTCGCCGAGGAGCTGCGGGTCAAGGACAGCCTGCTTCGCAAGCACCAGGAGCGCGTGCAGCGGCTGAAGGAGGAGTGCGAAGCCCTCGGGCGTGAGCTCAAGCGCTGCAAGGAGGAGAACCACGACCTGGCCCTGCGGCTGGCACGTCAGAGTGAGGAGAAGGGCGCGGCCCTCATGCGCAACCGCGACCTGCAGCTGGAG GTGGACCGGCTCAAGCACAGCCTCATGAAGGCAGAAGACGACTGCACGGTGGAACGCAAGCACACGCTGAAGCTGCGGCACGCCATGGAGCAGCGGCCCAGCCAGGAGCTGCTGTGGGAGCTGCAGCAGGAGAAGGCCCTGCTGCAGGCCCGAGTGCAGGGGCTGGAGGCCTCCGCCCAG GACAGGAGGCGGGACAGGAGCGGCACCTACATCCAGGTGCTGGAGGAGGACTGGAGGCAGGCCCTGCGTGACCACCAGGAGCAGGCCAGCATCATCTTCTCCCTGCGCAAGGACCTGCGCCAGGCCGAGGCCCAGCGGGCCAGG TGCGTGGAGGAGAAGGAGATGTTCGAGCTACAGTGCCTGGCCCTGCGCAAGGACTCCAAGATGTACAAGGACCGCATCGAGGCTGTCCTGCAGCAGATGGAGGAGGTGGCCATTGAGAGGGATCAG GCCGTGGTGACTCGAGAGGAGCTGCACACGCAGCAGGCACGGTGCCTGCAGGAGAAGGACAGGCTGCGGAAGCGTATCCGCGAGCTGGGCGAGAAGGCAGATGAGCTCCAGCTGCAGCTGTTCCAGCGTGAGGGCCAGCTGCTGGCCGCGGAGGGCCGCCTAAAACGACAGCAGCTGGAGACACTTGTCCTG CTCTCACTGCCCCAGGGCCTAGAGGAGGACGCCCAGCTCTCTGACAAAG GTGGCCCGGCTGAGGGGCAGAGCCTGGAGCAACCCTTGGTGGCTCTGCAGAAGGAGCAGCTTTCACTGACCCCCAAC GGCACAGGACTGAGTGGCGGGGAGCCCCCTGAGAAGGAGCGTCGGCGGCTCAAGGAGAGCTTCGAGAACTACCGCAG GAAGCGGGCCCTCCGCAAGATGCAGAACGGCCTGCGGCAGGGGGAGGTGGACTGGGAGAACACCACCGGCAGCGACAACACGGACACGGAGGGCTCCTAG
- the CARD9 gene encoding caspase recruitment domain-containing protein 9 isoform X5, with protein sequence MSDYENEDECWSALEGFRVKLISVIDPSRITPYLRQCKVLNPDDEEQVLSDPSLVIRKRKVGVLLDILQRTGHRGYVAFLESLELYYPQLYKKVTGKEPARVFSMIIDASGESGLTQLLMSEVLKLQKKVQELTALLTSKDDFAEELRVKDSLLRKHQERVQRLKEECEALGRELKRCKEENHDLALRLARQSEEKGAALMRNRDLQLEVDRLKHSLMKAEDDCTVERKHTLKLRHAMEQRPSQELLWELQQEKALLQARVQGLEASAQDRRRDRSGTYIQVLEEDWRQALRDHQEQASIIFSLRKDLRQAEAQRARCVEEKEMFELQCLALRKDSKMYKDRIEAVLQQMEEVAIERDQAVVTREELHTQQARCLQEKDRLRKRIRELGEKADELQLQLFQREGQLLAAEGRLKRQQLETLVLLSLPQGLEEDAQLSDKGEEVARLRGRAWSNPWWLCRRSSFH encoded by the exons ATGTCGGACTATGAGAACGAGGATGAGTGCTGGAGCGCCCTGGAGGGTTTTCGGGTGAAGCTCATCTCAGTCATCGACCCCTCCCGCATCACGCCGTACCTGCGCCAGTGCAAAGTCCTCAACCCTGACGACGAGGAGCAGGTGCTCAGCGACCCCAGCCTGGTCATCCGCAAGCGCAAAGTGG GCGTCCTCCTGGACATCCTGCAGCGGACGGGCCACAGGGGCTACGTGGCCTTCCTGGAGAGCCTGGAGCTCTACTACCCACAGCTGTACAAGAAGGTCACTGGCAAGGAGCCGGCCCGCGTCTTCTCCATGATCATAG ACGCCTCGGGGGAGTCGGGCCTGACGCAGCTGCTGATGAGCGAGGTGCTAAAGCTGCAGAAGAAGGTGCAGGAGCTGACGGCGCTGCTGACCTCCAAGGACGACTTCGCCGAGGAGCTGCGGGTCAAGGACAGCCTGCTTCGCAAGCACCAGGAGCGCGTGCAGCGGCTGAAGGAGGAGTGCGAAGCCCTCGGGCGTGAGCTCAAGCGCTGCAAGGAGGAGAACCACGACCTGGCCCTGCGGCTGGCACGTCAGAGTGAGGAGAAGGGCGCGGCCCTCATGCGCAACCGCGACCTGCAGCTGGAG GTGGACCGGCTCAAGCACAGCCTCATGAAGGCAGAAGACGACTGCACGGTGGAACGCAAGCACACGCTGAAGCTGCGGCACGCCATGGAGCAGCGGCCCAGCCAGGAGCTGCTGTGGGAGCTGCAGCAGGAGAAGGCCCTGCTGCAGGCCCGAGTGCAGGGGCTGGAGGCCTCCGCCCAG GACAGGAGGCGGGACAGGAGCGGCACCTACATCCAGGTGCTGGAGGAGGACTGGAGGCAGGCCCTGCGTGACCACCAGGAGCAGGCCAGCATCATCTTCTCCCTGCGCAAGGACCTGCGCCAGGCCGAGGCCCAGCGGGCCAGG TGCGTGGAGGAGAAGGAGATGTTCGAGCTACAGTGCCTGGCCCTGCGCAAGGACTCCAAGATGTACAAGGACCGCATCGAGGCTGTCCTGCAGCAGATGGAGGAGGTGGCCATTGAGAGGGATCAG GCCGTGGTGACTCGAGAGGAGCTGCACACGCAGCAGGCACGGTGCCTGCAGGAGAAGGACAGGCTGCGGAAGCGTATCCGCGAGCTGGGCGAGAAGGCAGATGAGCTCCAGCTGCAGCTGTTCCAGCGTGAGGGCCAGCTGCTGGCCGCGGAGGGCCGCCTAAAACGACAGCAGCTGGAGACACTTGTCCTG CTCTCACTGCCCCAGGGCCTAGAGGAGGACGCCCAGCTCTCTGACAAAGGTGAGGAG GTGGCCCGGCTGAGGGGCAGAGCCTGGAGCAACCCTTGGTGGCTCTGCAGAAGGAGCAGCTTTCACTGA
- the CARD9 gene encoding caspase recruitment domain-containing protein 9 isoform X1 yields the protein MSDYENEDECWSALEGFRVKLISVIDPSRITPYLRQCKVLNPDDEEQVLSDPSLVIRKRKVGVLLDILQRTGHRGYVAFLESLELYYPQLYKKVTGKEPARVFSMIIDASGESGLTQLLMSEVLKLQKKVQELTALLTSKDDFAEELRVKDSLLRKHQERVQRLKEECEALGRELKRCKEENHDLALRLARQSEEKGAALMRNRDLQLEVDRLKHSLMKAEDDCTVERKHTLKLRHAMEQRPSQELLWELQQEKALLQARVQGLEASAQDRRRDRSGTYIQVLEEDWRQALRDHQEQASIIFSLRKDLRQAEAQRARCVEEKEMFELQCLALRKDSKMYKDRIEAVLQQMEEVAIERDQAVVTREELHTQQARCLQEKDRLRKRIRELGEKADELQLQLFQREGQLLAAEGRLKRQQLETLVLSSDLEDSSPRSSREVSGPPGGCRAGPPEAHSWQPPTGPLGQARHPACSRNWRGVLWVAAPPSHTGRVGRGACSPQGAACSGAGAGAGVHRAARHKSQEIAGQWDTGHGERVTSDPSVFGSSHCPRA from the exons ATGTCGGACTATGAGAACGAGGATGAGTGCTGGAGCGCCCTGGAGGGTTTTCGGGTGAAGCTCATCTCAGTCATCGACCCCTCCCGCATCACGCCGTACCTGCGCCAGTGCAAAGTCCTCAACCCTGACGACGAGGAGCAGGTGCTCAGCGACCCCAGCCTGGTCATCCGCAAGCGCAAAGTGG GCGTCCTCCTGGACATCCTGCAGCGGACGGGCCACAGGGGCTACGTGGCCTTCCTGGAGAGCCTGGAGCTCTACTACCCACAGCTGTACAAGAAGGTCACTGGCAAGGAGCCGGCCCGCGTCTTCTCCATGATCATAG ACGCCTCGGGGGAGTCGGGCCTGACGCAGCTGCTGATGAGCGAGGTGCTAAAGCTGCAGAAGAAGGTGCAGGAGCTGACGGCGCTGCTGACCTCCAAGGACGACTTCGCCGAGGAGCTGCGGGTCAAGGACAGCCTGCTTCGCAAGCACCAGGAGCGCGTGCAGCGGCTGAAGGAGGAGTGCGAAGCCCTCGGGCGTGAGCTCAAGCGCTGCAAGGAGGAGAACCACGACCTGGCCCTGCGGCTGGCACGTCAGAGTGAGGAGAAGGGCGCGGCCCTCATGCGCAACCGCGACCTGCAGCTGGAG GTGGACCGGCTCAAGCACAGCCTCATGAAGGCAGAAGACGACTGCACGGTGGAACGCAAGCACACGCTGAAGCTGCGGCACGCCATGGAGCAGCGGCCCAGCCAGGAGCTGCTGTGGGAGCTGCAGCAGGAGAAGGCCCTGCTGCAGGCCCGAGTGCAGGGGCTGGAGGCCTCCGCCCAG GACAGGAGGCGGGACAGGAGCGGCACCTACATCCAGGTGCTGGAGGAGGACTGGAGGCAGGCCCTGCGTGACCACCAGGAGCAGGCCAGCATCATCTTCTCCCTGCGCAAGGACCTGCGCCAGGCCGAGGCCCAGCGGGCCAGG TGCGTGGAGGAGAAGGAGATGTTCGAGCTACAGTGCCTGGCCCTGCGCAAGGACTCCAAGATGTACAAGGACCGCATCGAGGCTGTCCTGCAGCAGATGGAGGAGGTGGCCATTGAGAGGGATCAG GCCGTGGTGACTCGAGAGGAGCTGCACACGCAGCAGGCACGGTGCCTGCAGGAGAAGGACAGGCTGCGGAAGCGTATCCGCGAGCTGGGCGAGAAGGCAGATGAGCTCCAGCTGCAGCTGTTCCAGCGTGAGGGCCAGCTGCTGGCCGCGGAGGGCCGCCTAAAACGACAGCAGCTGGAGACACTTGTCCTG AGCTCCGACCTGGAGGACAGCTCTCCTAGGAGCTCCCGGGAGGTGAGTGGGCCGCCAGGTGGGTGCCGGGCTGGGCCCCCTGAGGCTCACAGCTGGCAGCCTCCCACCGGACCGCTGGGCCAGGCCCGGCACCCCGCCTGCTCTAGGAACTGGCGAGGTGTCCTGTGGGTAGCTGCTCCTCCTTCCCACACTGGCCGGGTCGGCAGAGGAGCATGCAGCCCCCAAGGAGCTGCTTGCtcaggagcaggggcaggggcaggcgtGCACAGGGCTGCGAGGCACAAGTCCCAGGAAATAGCTGGGCAGTGGGACACAGGACATGGGGAGAGGGTGACCAGTGACCCCTCTGTCTTCGGCAGCTCTCACTGCCCCAGGGCCTAG
- the CARD9 gene encoding caspase recruitment domain-containing protein 9 isoform X4 translates to MSDYENEDECWSALEGFRVKLISVIDPSRITPYLRQCKVLNPDDEEQVLSDPSLVIRKRKVGVLLDILQRTGHRGYVAFLESLELYYPQLYKKVTGKEPARVFSMIIDASGESGLTQLLMSEVLKLQKKVQELTALLTSKDDFAEELRVKDSLLRKHQERVQRLKEECEALGRELKRCKEENHDLALRLARQSEEKGAALMRNRDLQLEVDRLKHSLMKAEDDCTVERKHTLKLRHAMEQRPSQELLWELQQEKALLQARVQGLEASAQDRRRDRSGTYIQVLEEDWRQALRDHQEQASIIFSLRKDLRQAEAQRARCVEEKEMFELQCLALRKDSKMYKDRIEAVLQQMEEVAIERDQAVVTREELHTQQARCLQEKDRLRKRIRELGEKADELQLQLFQREGQLLAAEGRLKRQQLETLVLSSDLEDSSPRSSRELSLPQGLEEDAQLSDKGEEVARLRGRAWSNPWWLCRRSSFH, encoded by the exons ATGTCGGACTATGAGAACGAGGATGAGTGCTGGAGCGCCCTGGAGGGTTTTCGGGTGAAGCTCATCTCAGTCATCGACCCCTCCCGCATCACGCCGTACCTGCGCCAGTGCAAAGTCCTCAACCCTGACGACGAGGAGCAGGTGCTCAGCGACCCCAGCCTGGTCATCCGCAAGCGCAAAGTGG GCGTCCTCCTGGACATCCTGCAGCGGACGGGCCACAGGGGCTACGTGGCCTTCCTGGAGAGCCTGGAGCTCTACTACCCACAGCTGTACAAGAAGGTCACTGGCAAGGAGCCGGCCCGCGTCTTCTCCATGATCATAG ACGCCTCGGGGGAGTCGGGCCTGACGCAGCTGCTGATGAGCGAGGTGCTAAAGCTGCAGAAGAAGGTGCAGGAGCTGACGGCGCTGCTGACCTCCAAGGACGACTTCGCCGAGGAGCTGCGGGTCAAGGACAGCCTGCTTCGCAAGCACCAGGAGCGCGTGCAGCGGCTGAAGGAGGAGTGCGAAGCCCTCGGGCGTGAGCTCAAGCGCTGCAAGGAGGAGAACCACGACCTGGCCCTGCGGCTGGCACGTCAGAGTGAGGAGAAGGGCGCGGCCCTCATGCGCAACCGCGACCTGCAGCTGGAG GTGGACCGGCTCAAGCACAGCCTCATGAAGGCAGAAGACGACTGCACGGTGGAACGCAAGCACACGCTGAAGCTGCGGCACGCCATGGAGCAGCGGCCCAGCCAGGAGCTGCTGTGGGAGCTGCAGCAGGAGAAGGCCCTGCTGCAGGCCCGAGTGCAGGGGCTGGAGGCCTCCGCCCAG GACAGGAGGCGGGACAGGAGCGGCACCTACATCCAGGTGCTGGAGGAGGACTGGAGGCAGGCCCTGCGTGACCACCAGGAGCAGGCCAGCATCATCTTCTCCCTGCGCAAGGACCTGCGCCAGGCCGAGGCCCAGCGGGCCAGG TGCGTGGAGGAGAAGGAGATGTTCGAGCTACAGTGCCTGGCCCTGCGCAAGGACTCCAAGATGTACAAGGACCGCATCGAGGCTGTCCTGCAGCAGATGGAGGAGGTGGCCATTGAGAGGGATCAG GCCGTGGTGACTCGAGAGGAGCTGCACACGCAGCAGGCACGGTGCCTGCAGGAGAAGGACAGGCTGCGGAAGCGTATCCGCGAGCTGGGCGAGAAGGCAGATGAGCTCCAGCTGCAGCTGTTCCAGCGTGAGGGCCAGCTGCTGGCCGCGGAGGGCCGCCTAAAACGACAGCAGCTGGAGACACTTGTCCTG AGCTCCGACCTGGAGGACAGCTCTCCTAGGAGCTCCCGGGAG CTCTCACTGCCCCAGGGCCTAGAGGAGGACGCCCAGCTCTCTGACAAAGGTGAGGAG GTGGCCCGGCTGAGGGGCAGAGCCTGGAGCAACCCTTGGTGGCTCTGCAGAAGGAGCAGCTTTCACTGA
- the CARD9 gene encoding caspase recruitment domain-containing protein 9 isoform X2: MSDYENEDECWSALEGFRVKLISVIDPSRITPYLRQCKVLNPDDEEQVLSDPSLVIRKRKVGVLLDILQRTGHRGYVAFLESLELYYPQLYKKVTGKEPARVFSMIIDASGESGLTQLLMSEVLKLQKKVQELTALLTSKDDFAEELRVKDSLLRKHQERVQRLKEECEALGRELKRCKEENHDLALRLARQSEEKGAALMRNRDLQLEVDRLKHSLMKAEDDCTVERKHTLKLRHAMEQRPSQELLWELQQEKALLQARVQGLEASAQDRRRDRSGTYIQVLEEDWRQALRDHQEQASIIFSLRKDLRQAEAQRARCVEEKEMFELQCLALRKDSKMYKDRIEAVLQQMEEVAIERDQAVVTREELHTQQARCLQEKDRLRKRIRELGEKADELQLQLFQREGQLLAAEGRLKRQQLETLVLSSDLEDSSPRSSRELSLPQGLEEDAQLSDKGGPAEGQSLEQPLVALQKEQLSLTPNGTGLSGGEPPEKERRRLKESFENYRRKRALRKMQNGLRQGEVDWENTTGSDNTDTEGS, translated from the exons ATGTCGGACTATGAGAACGAGGATGAGTGCTGGAGCGCCCTGGAGGGTTTTCGGGTGAAGCTCATCTCAGTCATCGACCCCTCCCGCATCACGCCGTACCTGCGCCAGTGCAAAGTCCTCAACCCTGACGACGAGGAGCAGGTGCTCAGCGACCCCAGCCTGGTCATCCGCAAGCGCAAAGTGG GCGTCCTCCTGGACATCCTGCAGCGGACGGGCCACAGGGGCTACGTGGCCTTCCTGGAGAGCCTGGAGCTCTACTACCCACAGCTGTACAAGAAGGTCACTGGCAAGGAGCCGGCCCGCGTCTTCTCCATGATCATAG ACGCCTCGGGGGAGTCGGGCCTGACGCAGCTGCTGATGAGCGAGGTGCTAAAGCTGCAGAAGAAGGTGCAGGAGCTGACGGCGCTGCTGACCTCCAAGGACGACTTCGCCGAGGAGCTGCGGGTCAAGGACAGCCTGCTTCGCAAGCACCAGGAGCGCGTGCAGCGGCTGAAGGAGGAGTGCGAAGCCCTCGGGCGTGAGCTCAAGCGCTGCAAGGAGGAGAACCACGACCTGGCCCTGCGGCTGGCACGTCAGAGTGAGGAGAAGGGCGCGGCCCTCATGCGCAACCGCGACCTGCAGCTGGAG GTGGACCGGCTCAAGCACAGCCTCATGAAGGCAGAAGACGACTGCACGGTGGAACGCAAGCACACGCTGAAGCTGCGGCACGCCATGGAGCAGCGGCCCAGCCAGGAGCTGCTGTGGGAGCTGCAGCAGGAGAAGGCCCTGCTGCAGGCCCGAGTGCAGGGGCTGGAGGCCTCCGCCCAG GACAGGAGGCGGGACAGGAGCGGCACCTACATCCAGGTGCTGGAGGAGGACTGGAGGCAGGCCCTGCGTGACCACCAGGAGCAGGCCAGCATCATCTTCTCCCTGCGCAAGGACCTGCGCCAGGCCGAGGCCCAGCGGGCCAGG TGCGTGGAGGAGAAGGAGATGTTCGAGCTACAGTGCCTGGCCCTGCGCAAGGACTCCAAGATGTACAAGGACCGCATCGAGGCTGTCCTGCAGCAGATGGAGGAGGTGGCCATTGAGAGGGATCAG GCCGTGGTGACTCGAGAGGAGCTGCACACGCAGCAGGCACGGTGCCTGCAGGAGAAGGACAGGCTGCGGAAGCGTATCCGCGAGCTGGGCGAGAAGGCAGATGAGCTCCAGCTGCAGCTGTTCCAGCGTGAGGGCCAGCTGCTGGCCGCGGAGGGCCGCCTAAAACGACAGCAGCTGGAGACACTTGTCCTG AGCTCCGACCTGGAGGACAGCTCTCCTAGGAGCTCCCGGGAG CTCTCACTGCCCCAGGGCCTAGAGGAGGACGCCCAGCTCTCTGACAAAG GTGGCCCGGCTGAGGGGCAGAGCCTGGAGCAACCCTTGGTGGCTCTGCAGAAGGAGCAGCTTTCACTGACCCCCAAC GGCACAGGACTGAGTGGCGGGGAGCCCCCTGAGAAGGAGCGTCGGCGGCTCAAGGAGAGCTTCGAGAACTACCGCAG GAAGCGGGCCCTCCGCAAGATGCAGAACGGCCTGCGGCAGGGGGAGGTGGACTGGGAGAACACCACCGGCAGCGACAACACGGACACGGAGGGCTCCTAG